Proteins from a genomic interval of uncultured Tateyamaria sp.:
- a CDS encoding LysE family transporter, with protein sequence MLTFAAAVFFLIITPGPGVLSAAGVGAAFGMRSGLRYVLGLFIGNNLVILAVISGLAALILASPVVRTILFALSTAYLLYLAARIAFAGSKLAFAPAQTEPGVINGILLQPINPKAYAVNTALFSGFAILPDALVAEAIWKLLIVNAIWVPIHIIWVWFGVRLKQLDLAPHLQRRINHAMAASMLLVVGLAVAAEL encoded by the coding sequence ATGCTGACATTCGCCGCCGCCGTCTTTTTCCTGATCATAACCCCCGGCCCCGGCGTCCTTTCGGCGGCGGGGGTGGGCGCGGCCTTCGGGATGCGCTCCGGTCTGCGCTACGTGCTGGGCCTTTTCATCGGCAACAACCTTGTCATCCTCGCCGTGATCAGCGGCCTCGCGGCCCTCATCCTCGCCAGCCCGGTGGTCCGTACGATTCTCTTCGCACTCTCAACGGCTTACCTGCTCTACCTGGCCGCCCGCATTGCCTTCGCCGGATCAAAACTCGCCTTCGCGCCCGCCCAAACCGAACCCGGCGTGATCAATGGCATCCTGCTGCAACCGATCAACCCCAAGGCCTATGCGGTCAACACCGCGCTTTTCTCCGGGTTCGCCATACTGCCCGATGCGCTGGTGGCCGAGGCGATATGGAAACTGCTGATCGTCAACGCGATCTGGGTGCCGATCCATATCATCTGGGTCTGGTTCGGCGTCCGGCTCAAGCAGCTTGACCTCGCCCCGCACCTGCAACGACGGATCAACCACGCCATGGCCGCGTCCATGCTGCTGGTCGTCGGACTGGCTGTCGCGGCCGAACTCTAG
- a CDS encoding TetR family transcriptional regulator, whose amino-acid sequence MAKAPLSPAAWIDAGLDQLTAQGPLALRAEPLSRHLKTSKGSFYWHFKDVPAFQKALLAEWKARALATLAEDSAADGTATDKMIRFGQSVQEDTAGPALRAWAQQDKAVAKALAEVDAARLARVTDLMTSIGVTNDEFAKAAYGALVGLKQMHTDDGDALVAFAALVDLVMALK is encoded by the coding sequence ATGGCCAAAGCACCTCTTTCCCCCGCAGCCTGGATTGACGCCGGGCTGGATCAACTCACAGCCCAGGGCCCGCTGGCCCTTCGCGCCGAACCCCTCTCGCGTCACCTGAAGACGTCCAAGGGATCATTTTACTGGCATTTCAAGGACGTACCGGCATTCCAAAAGGCATTGCTGGCCGAATGGAAGGCCCGGGCCCTCGCCACCCTGGCCGAAGACAGCGCCGCAGACGGCACCGCCACGGACAAGATGATCCGCTTCGGCCAAAGCGTACAGGAAGACACCGCTGGCCCCGCATTGCGCGCCTGGGCCCAGCAGGACAAGGCCGTCGCCAAGGCCTTGGCTGAGGTGGACGCGGCCCGCCTGGCGCGGGTCACGGACCTGATGACCAGCATCGGCGTCACCAATGATGAATTCGCCAAGGCGGCGTATGGCGCGCTGGTAGGGCTGAAGCAGATGCACACTGATGACGGGGATGCGCTGGTGGCCTTTGCCGCATTGGTCGATCTGGTGATGGCCCTGAAATGA
- a CDS encoding acyl-CoA dehydrogenase family protein — protein MAHDGQDMGAVAPVLLDDLLALTRAAIAPVEAITELARARLRAALSVDGRVSGALVEQNQTAAHGLAWLATYTESLRQMQKWAEALDGDSKFGEVEALIHQIAFGEYLWQIYGGIQMNQVEVLRLQDLGLSQDDMRGMMDPAVMTLTQSGNTQAARVRLVELMQERSAEITVGASGLDEELEMIREQFRRYAVEKVEPFAHDWHLNDELIPMDVIEELAEMGVFGLTIPEEYGGFGLSKASMCVVSEELSRGYIGVGSLGTRSEIAAELIIAGGTEDQKKKWLPQLASAETLPTAVFTEPNTGSDLGSLRTRAVKDENGDYRITGNKTWITHAARTHVMTLLARTDPDTTDYKGLSMFLAEKTPGTDENPFPTDGMTGGEIEVLGYRGMKEYELGFDNFHVKGENLLGGEEGKGFKQLMETFESARIQTAARAIGVAQSALDISMQYAQDRKQFGKALINFPRVANKLAMMAVEIMVARQLTYFSAFEKDEGRRCDVEAGMAKLLGARVAWAAADNGLQIHGGNGFALEYKISRVLCDARILNIFEGAAEIQAQVIARRLLG, from the coding sequence ATGGCACATGACGGTCAGGATATGGGTGCGGTTGCACCCGTTTTGTTGGATGATCTGCTGGCATTGACCCGCGCTGCCATTGCCCCGGTCGAGGCGATTACCGAGCTTGCGCGCGCGCGCCTGCGCGCGGCGCTCAGCGTCGATGGCCGCGTTTCCGGCGCCTTGGTCGAACAGAATCAGACCGCCGCCCACGGCCTCGCCTGGTTGGCGACCTACACGGAATCACTCCGGCAGATGCAGAAATGGGCCGAAGCACTGGATGGCGATTCGAAATTCGGAGAGGTCGAGGCGCTGATTCACCAGATCGCGTTCGGCGAATACCTCTGGCAGATCTACGGCGGCATCCAGATGAACCAGGTCGAAGTGCTGCGTTTGCAGGACCTTGGCCTGTCCCAGGACGACATGCGCGGCATGATGGACCCCGCCGTCATGACGCTGACCCAATCCGGCAACACCCAGGCCGCCCGCGTGCGCCTTGTCGAATTGATGCAGGAACGCAGCGCCGAGATCACGGTAGGTGCCTCCGGCCTTGATGAAGAACTGGAAATGATCCGCGAACAGTTCCGCCGCTACGCCGTGGAAAAGGTAGAACCCTTTGCCCATGACTGGCACCTGAACGACGAACTGATCCCGATGGACGTGATCGAGGAACTGGCCGAAATGGGCGTCTTCGGCCTGACCATCCCCGAGGAATACGGCGGCTTTGGCCTGTCCAAGGCGTCGATGTGCGTGGTGTCCGAAGAACTCAGCCGCGGCTATATCGGCGTCGGTTCCCTCGGGACCCGCTCGGAAATCGCCGCCGAACTGATCATCGCAGGCGGGACCGAGGACCAGAAGAAGAAATGGCTGCCGCAACTGGCCAGCGCCGAAACCCTGCCGACAGCCGTGTTTACAGAACCCAATACCGGTTCGGACCTGGGCAGCCTGCGCACCCGCGCGGTCAAGGACGAAAACGGCGATTACAGGATCACGGGTAACAAGACCTGGATCACCCACGCCGCCCGCACCCACGTGATGACACTGCTGGCCCGCACCGATCCCGACACGACCGATTACAAGGGCCTGTCGATGTTCCTGGCCGAAAAGACACCCGGAACGGACGAAAACCCGTTCCCGACAGACGGCATGACCGGCGGCGAGATCGAGGTCCTGGGCTACCGCGGCATGAAGGAATACGAACTGGGTTTCGACAACTTCCACGTCAAAGGCGAGAACCTTCTGGGCGGGGAAGAGGGCAAAGGCTTCAAACAGCTGATGGAGACCTTCGAATCCGCCCGTATCCAGACGGCGGCCCGCGCCATCGGCGTCGCGCAATCGGCGCTCGATATCTCCATGCAATACGCGCAGGATCGCAAGCAGTTCGGCAAGGCGCTCATCAACTTCCCCCGCGTCGCCAACAAGCTGGCGATGATGGCGGTCGAAATCATGGTGGCGCGCCAACTCACCTACTTTTCGGCCTTCGAAAAGGACGAAGGCCGCCGCTGCGATGTAGAGGCCGGGATGGCCAAGCTGCTGGGGGCCCGCGTGGCCTGGGCGGCAGCCGACAACGGGCTTCAGATTCACGGCGGCAACGGCTTTGCGCTGGAATACAAGATTTCCCGCGTCCTCTGCGACGCGCGCATCCTGAACATCTTCGAAGGGGCTGCCGAAATCCAGGCACAGGTCATCGCCCGCCGCCTGCTCGGTTGA